TCCTGCAGGGTGTTGCTCAGGCTGAACAGAAAGAGGAGGATCGCGCCGTCCGCCGCCTGCCCGATGCTCGCCGCGCCCAGGGCCGCGAGGACCATCAGCAGGTCCACGTCCAGTTTGCGTTCCACGAACAGCGAGTGCAGCGCCTCGCGCCCGGCGGGAATGCCGCCCGCCAGGAACGCCGTGACGTACCCCGCCCACTGCAGGGCCGGGAGGTGCAGGAGGTACTGCCCGGTCAGGCCCAGGAGGAGGCCCGCCAGGGTCAGGGCGGTCAGGGTGACGGCGCGGCGCAGCTCGGGGGACATCGTGAAGCGCGCCTCGGGCCGGGCGCTCGGGGAGGTGAGGGTCTGGGTGGTCACGGGGAGCCTCCGGGGTGGGGGAGAGGGACGATCCTCCTTAATAGGAAGGATTCTCAATAAGAGGATTCTACTCCCCCCGCCCCCCGAACTCAACGCAGAACACCCACCGGAATGCTCGGCAATCCCAGCCGCCCGACAGAAGAAAACCGCCCCCTCCCACGCGGGAAGAAGGCGGCCCTCACGGCACGGCTAACGGCTACTGCCCCTGCCCCATCGAGTAGCCCGGCACGCCGTCGAAGGTGTACAGGTGCTCGGTCTTGATGAAATCCAGCCCGCTGCCCAGCAGACCCGTCAGCAGCGCCACCACGTCCGCGTGCCGCACCGGCCCGTCGCCGTCCGCCAGGAAGCGGCAGCGCCAGTGATCCGCGCGGAACGTCTCCGGCTGCCCGCCCGGCCAGACCTTCACGCCCCGGTTCGTGATCATGTTCAGCCGCAACCGCCCGGTCACCAGCGCCTCCAGCCGCGCGGCCAGCACCGACGGGTCACGGTCCGCCTCGGCCCACTCGAAGAACACGTCCGTGCCCACCAGGGCCTTCACCACGTCCCGGCGATCCGGCTGCGGCGCGGGCGCGGGCAGCTGCCCCGGCCCCCGGCGCGCGGCGGGCAGCACCTGCGGCTCCTGCCCCAGCCGGGCGATCACGGCGTCCGCGAACTCGCGCGTCCCGACCCGCTCGCGGGTGTGTTCCCCCGCGATGTCGGCGGTATGCACGCCGTCCTCCAGGGCGCGCAGCCACGCGTTCTGCACCCGCACTGCCACGTCGTGCTGCCCCAGGTGCCCCAGCATCATGACCGCCGCCTGCAGCAGCCCGCCGGGGTTGGCGACGTTCTGCCCGGCGATGTCCGGCGCGCTGCCGTGAATCGCCTCGAACAGCGCGAAGCTCGGGCCGATGTTCGCGCTGCCCGCCAGCCCCACCGAACCCGTCACCTCGGCCGCCACGTCACTGATGATGTCCCCGTACAGGTTCAGGGTCACCACAACGTCGTACCGTTCGGGGCGGGTCGCCAGCCGCGCCGTGCCGATGTCGATGATCTGGTGCTCCTGCTCGAGGTCCGGGTACTCGGCGCCGATCTCGCGGAACACCTGATGGAACAGGCCGTCCGTGAGCTTCATGATGTTGTCCTTGCTCAGCGCCGTCACCCGGCGCCGCCCGTGCGCGCGGGCGTACTCGAAGGCGTAGCGCACGATCCGCTCGCAGCCGTCCCGCGTGACGAGCTTCAGGCACTGCACGACCTCACGCGTCTGGCGGTGCTCGATGCCCGCGTACAGGTCCTCCTCGTTCTCGCGGATGATCACCACGTCCGTGCCCGCGTGGTGGCTGGGCACGAACGGCGCGTAGGCGCGGCACGGGCGGACGTTCGCGTACAGGCCCAGCGTCTTGCGCAGCGTGACGTTCAGGCTCTTGTACCCGCCGCCCTGCGGGGTGGTGATGGGGGCCTTGAGCAGCACGCCCGCCGCGCGCAGGGTGTCCCAGGTGTCGGGCGTGAAGCCGCTGGTGTGACCCTCGCGGTACACGGCCTCGCCGATGCGGATCGGGACGGGCTGGAGGCGTGCCCCGGCGGCGGCCAGGATCCGCAGGGTGGCATCCATGATTTCCGGGCCGATGCCGTCCCCGTGGGCAACGGCGACAGTGGTGAGGGGGGCGGCGGTGAGGGGCGTGGTGGCGGTGGTGTCCAGGGTGGCTCGGGTCATGACTCCTCCAAAGAGCGAAATCTAATACGCGAAAAGTATGTCGTATTTCGTGTGCTAAGGTCAAGCCACCCATGACCACGCCCGCCCCGTGGACCTTCCTCACCAACCACACCCACGTCCTGCTGTGCCTCCAGCAGCACCCCGGCGACACCCTCCGCGAAGTCGCCCTGCGCGTCGGCATCACCGAACGCGCCGTACAACGCATCGTCCGCGACCTCGAAGACGCCGGCGTGCTGACCCGCGAACGCCAGGGCCGCCGCAACACCTACCACCTCCAGCCCAGCACCCCCCTGCGCCACCCCCTCGAAGCGCACCACACCGTCGGCGAACTCCTCGACCTGCTGCGCTAGGCAGTGGTGCCCCCCGCCGCTCAGCCGGGCCGCGCCACCCGCGTCACGGTCACGTCCTGCGTGCCGTCACCGCGCCGGACCGTGAACGTACTGCTCACGCCCGGCGCGGCCCCCAGCCGCAACTCGTGGAAGTACGTGCCCTGCACGTCCACCCCGTCGATGGCGACGATCTCATCCCCGGTCTTCAATCCCGCCTGAGCGGCCGGGCTCCCCTCGAATACCGTGCGGCAGCGCACGCCCCGCCCGTCCGCGAGTGGTTCCAGCCACGCGCCCGTCAGGCCCAGTCCCTGCAGGCCCGGCTGGTGCCGCCGCAGCAGCCGCAGCTGCCCCCGGTGGTTGATCTCGTCCTCGAACACGTGGAACCACATGAAGTGCCGGTTGCCCGTGCTCCCCCAGAAGGGAAGGGGTTCGTCCAGCCACGCGTCATCCCGTGACCCCAGCAACTCCAGCGTCCCGGCGCGCACGCGGGCCAGTTCCTCCAGGTAGTGCCGCAGGGGCCGTCCCCGGAGCTCCGCGCGGCCCTGCTCCCCGAGATTCAGGCCCGGCAAGTAGTGCGCCTCCAGTGCGGAATCCGGGTCGGGGTGCCCGTCGCTGATCAGCTGGTAGATGCGCTCCACCGCCGCCATGTGCGCCAGCAGCATCCCGGCGCTGTTCGCGTGCCCATCCGGAATCAGGTCCAGTTCCTCGACTGTCCAGCCCTGCACGGCCTCCAGCGTCGTCTCGCGCGTATAGGTCATCATCCCCACCAGTCGCGCGATCATGGGCGTGAAACCGGGCCGGTCCGTGAGCAGCGTGGAGGTCATGCGAGCAGCATACGGGGCGACCCTAGCGGTACAGGCCCACGACCACGTACCGCCCATCCACGACCGTGGGTTCCAGGTGGACCGGCGAGACGTAGTACCACACGTCCGCGATCTCGACGCCCAGCGTCCGGTCCCGCCGGTCGGCCTCCTGCATCACCCCGACGAGCCAGTCCACGTCCACGGCGATCAACGCCTGCACCGTCCACGCCTCGCCCCGCTCGCCCGTCAGCAGGGCGAAATCCCGCTCGGTCAGGGAGGCGAAATCGAACGGGACCCGCGTGCCCATCGGGGCCAGCAGCGCCGTCCGGCCATTGAACGCCCGCGCCTGATAGCAGGGGACCGCCACGATGCCCTCGCGGGGCACCGCCAACCTGGACACGGCGTGAGGAGTGGACGTCATCCCCCGAGCGTACTCCGCCTGCCGCACTCTGCGGGCCATCATGAACCAAATCCCCTGCGGGCCAGAAGCGGCGGCCCAGGCTGGACGCCCGGAGCCCGTTTTTCGCCTCCTCTGCTGCGCAGCTCTGCGAGTCGCATCCGCTCGGGTTGAACGGGTTGTGCACCCCCTTCAACCGGAGACGGCCTTATTTCAGTTCGGCGGCGAGGTTCAGCACGGCCTTCTTCAGGGTGACGGCCCCGGCCCCGGCCGAGAGGACTTCGCCGGTGCCCCCGTCCACGATGCGGGCGACGGCGCGGGCGGCGCCGCTGCCGTCGGGTTCCACGGTGATCTCCAGCCGCTGCCCGTGGCTCAGGTTCTGCGCGGCGGTGTTCAGCACCCAGTCGGCCCAGTTGATCTTCTCGGCCTGCGGGGCGTTCGCCTTCGCTTCCTGTTTCTCGCGGTACGCCTGGGTCTTCTGGTCGACGTGGGTGCGGATGACCTCGAAGCGTTCGGGGTTCGTCAGGGTGTCGAAGGCGACCTCGTCGCCGCTGTCCGGGTGGTGGACGAGCGCGTCGGGCTGCAGCTTCTTCACGACGCTGGCCATGATGCGGACCTCGGCGGCGGGCACGTCCCACGGCACGTCCTCCTCGCCGTCCATTTCAGGCTGGGTGTCGGGCGCGGCGGCCTCCACGAGGCGGGCGATGACGCGCTGCTGTTCGGGCTCGAGTTCTTCGATGACTTTCGCGGCGGCGCGGTACGAGCGGGCCTGTGCCTCGTTCTTCGGCTGGATGCCCAGCGGATCGAGGACCTTCGCCACGTCGGACGCGTCGATCAGGCGTCCGGCCTGCGGGGCGGTGAAGCCCCAGCGGTCCTGCAGGTACGCCTCGAAGGACTCGTAATAGGCGCGGTAGAACCCGTTGTCGCGGATCTCGCTGAGGGCCTGTCCGGTGCGGCGGAAGTCGCGCAGGCCGTCGCGGACGGTCTGTTCCAGCGCGGAGAGGCGGGCGGACTCGTGGGGGGCGAGGGAAGCGGTCACGCCCTGAAGTATGCGCGAGCGGCGGCCCCGGTGTCCGGGGGAGGCGACCCCGACCGGCACGCGTTGTCCCCGGCGGGGTGACGCTGGCGGGCGTTCGTGCCTGCACGGGTAACGCCCGCCCACACACGAAACATTTATGATGGAAGAACCGCCCCGTCGGGGGCAAGGAGGAAACCAATCATGGCGATGAACCTGTTCGGGACGCGCGACGTCCTCACCACGCAAAGCGGTCAGAAACTCTACTACTACAACCTGAACAAACTTCAGGAGCAGGGCCACGACATCAGCCGCCTCCCGGTCAGCATCAAGGTGCTGCTCGAGAGCGTCCTGCGCGAAGCGAACGACTACGACGTCCGCCGCGAGGACGTCACCACCGTCGCCGGGTGGAAACCCGTCAACGACGAAGTCGAGATTCCCTTCAAACCCGCCCGCGTGATCCTCCAGGACTTCACCGGCGTGCCCGCCGTCGTCGACCTCGCCGCCATGCGCTCCGCCATGGTCAAACTCGGTGGCGACCCCAGCAAGATCAACCCGCTGATCCCCGTGGACCTCGTCATCGACCACAGCGTGCAGGTCGACGAGTTCGGCACCGACTTCGCCCTCGCGAACAACATGGCCCTGGAATTCGAACGCAACCGCGAACGCTACGAGTTCCTCCGCTGGGGCCAGCAGGCCTTCGACAACTTCGGCGTCGTGCCCCCCGCCTCGGGCATCGTGCACCAGGTCAACCTGGAGTACCTCGCCAAGGGCGTCCAGAGCCGCCCGGAAGATGACGGCGTCGTCGTGTACCCCGACAGCCTCGTCGGCACCGACAGCCACACGACCATGATCAACGGCCTGGGCATCGTCGGCTGGGGCGTCGGCGGCATCGAAGCCGAAGCCGTCATGCTCGGCCAGCCCATCTACATGCTGATGCCCGAAGTCATCGGCTTCAAGATCACGGGCGCCATGCCCGAAGGCGCCACCGCCACCGACCTCGCGCTGCGCGTCACCGAGATGCTGCGCGCCAAAGGTGTGGTGGGCAAGTTCGTCGAGTTCTACGGCGCGGGCCTCAGCAACATGACCCTCCCCGACCGTGCCACCATCGCCAACATGGCCCCCGAATACGGCGCGACCATGGGCTTCTTCCCCGTGGACGACGAGGCGCTGCGCTACCTGCGCCGCACCGGCCGCCTGGACACCGAAGTTGAACTGGTCGAGGCGTACTACAAGGCCCAGGGCATGTACCGCACGGACGACACCGTCGACCCCGTCTTCACCGACACCATCGAACTCGACCTGGGCACCATCGTCCCCAGCCTCGCGGGCCCCAAACGCCCCCAGGACCGCGTGGACCTGACCGGCATGCACACCGTCTTCAACGAGGCCCTCACCGCGCCCGTCAAGGCCCGCGGCTTCGAACTGCCCGCGGACAAGCTCGGCGCGCAGGGCACCATTACCGGCACCGACATCAAGATCGGCCACGGCGCCGTGACGCTGGCCAGCATCACCAGCTGCACGAACACCAGCAACCCCAGCGTGCTGATCGCCGCCGGTCTGGTCGCCAAGAAAGCCGTCGAACTGGGCCTCAAGAGCAAACCCTGGGTCAAGACCAGCCTCGCCCCCGGCAGCCGCGTCGTCACCGAGTACCTCGAAGCCGCCGGGCTCCAGAGCTACCTCGACCAGATCGGCTTCAACACCGTCGGCTACGGCTGCATGACCTGCATCGGCAACAGCGGCCCGCTGCCCGAACCCACCGTGGACGCCATCAACGAAGGTGACCTCGTCGTCGCCAGCGTCCTGAGCGGCAACCGCAACTTCGAAGGCCGCGTCAACCCGCACATCAAGGCGAACTACCTCGCCTCCCCGCCCCTGGTCGTCGCGTACGCCCTGGCCGGCACCGTCGTGAACGACATCGTGAACGACCCCATCGGCACCGGCCCTGACGGTCAGAGCGTGTACCTGCGCGACGTGTGGCCCACCACCGCCGAGATCCAGCAGGTCATGGACCAGGCCATCAATGCCGAGATGTTCAAGAAGGTCTACGACGGCATCGAGAAGAGCAACCAGGACTGGAACGCCATCCCCGTTGCCGAGGGCGCGCTGTACGACTGGAAGGAAGACAGCACCTACATCCAGAACCCGCCCTTCTTCGACAACCTCGCCGGCGGCCCCAGCGACATCGTGTCCATCGAAGGCGCCCGCGCCCTGGTGAAGGTCGGCGACAGCGTCACCACCGACCACATCAGCCCCGCCGGGAGCTTCAAGGCCGACACCCCCGCCGGGAAGTTCCTCACCGAACGCGGCATTGCTCCGAAGGACTTCAACAGCTACGGCAGCCGCCGCGGCAACGACCGCATCATGACCCGCGGCACGTTCGCCAACATCCGCCTGAAGAACCAGCTCGCCCCCGGCACCGAAGGCGGCTTCACCACCGACTACACCACCGGCCAGGTCAGCAGCATCTACGACGCCAGCGTCAACTACAAGGCCGCCGGAACCCCCCTCGTCATCTTCGCGGGCAAGGACTACGGCATGGGCAGCAGCCGCGACTGGGCCGCCAAAGGCACCTTCCTGCTCGGCGTGAAGGCCGTCATCGCCGAAAGCTTCGAGCGCATCCACCGCAGCAACCTCGTCGGCATGGGCGTCCTGCCCCTGCAGTACAAGAACGGCGAAACCGCCGAATCCCTGGGCATCAACGGCGACGAGACCTTCGACGTGATCCTCCCCGGCGACCTCAAACCCCGCCAGGACGTCACCGTCAAGATCACCACCGCCGACGGCCAGAGCCGCACCATCACCGTCCAGTGCCGCATCGACACCCCCGTCGAAATCGACTACTACAAGAACGGCGGCATCCTCCAGACCGTGCTCCGCGGCATCCTCGCCAAGAGCAACGAAGTCAAAGCCTGATAATTCGATTAGCTTAGCTCATGTCAGGCACCTGAATTTCCAGGTGCCTGACATAATTTTGGTATGGAGTGGAACCAGAAAAGAGTTGAGGCATTGTTTAATTCTGTTGAGGAAAGCCAGCATCTTGATTTCAAAGCCGGGGCGTTCTTAAGAAAGGATTGCCAAGACTCACTAACTAAGCAGGTTGTGGGTTTTGCGAATTCTGATGGCGGAGTGCTTATTATCGGAGTGGAGGAGGGGAAGGGCGATTTAAAGCATTTCGCTACTGGGTTCTCTGGTGTTAACGGGCGGGAGTGGAGCAAAGAGCGATTGGAGGCAATAATCGATTCAAATATTTCTCCTAGGATTGCAAACATCAAAATCTATCCTATCCGGGTCAATGGGGAAATATCTAATTCGGTCTATGTTGTCGATATCCCCAAAAGTGATACCTGTCATCAAGCGTCGGATAATATCTACTACTATCGCACAAATTTTTCTACGCAACCGATGAAAGATTTCCAGATCAGGGATGTCATGAATAGAATGAGATCTTCCTTGCTGAGTCTCCGGATTGTTGTAAATAAAGACAGACAGATTTCTTTCCTGATTGCAAATACGGGTGGCAATGCGGTTAAAAATTGGACTGCTGAAATTATTATATGCAGGGAGGCTATAGATACGGATAGCAATTTTATGCTAAAAAATGACGTTAAGATGATTAGGGCCGTAGGCCATGGCGATTTTGGAGAGATAAAATCCAATGATATTATTAAAATTGAGGGCCGAGAGTGTTATGTTTTTGATATTTCAAGATTAAATTCTGGATCGTCTGAGATTATATTACCTCGTACTGCCCTTGAAGTTTTTAAGATTGGCGTAAAATCTATATATCTGCATAAGCTGGCTGTGTATTGGCAGATCGATTCCGATGATGGGAGGCGTACATATGGATTTATATCGGAGAATGCGAACGAGATTTACGAATTCAGTGGAAGCGATTTGGATAATCGCGAAAGTCTTATAATTAAGGATTGAAGGATCCAGACGGTGCGTGCCATGCCGGCGGGCAGGGTGTACACGAAGCCATCCACGTACTCCCGGCGGTGGGGGCTGAGTGGATCGCTGCTCAAGTATTCGGCCCCGCTGAGTTTCTTCAATCGGTGCGGCGCATCAGGTACTGCAGTTCCAGGAAGTGGAGGTGCCACAGTCGGAGCGTGTGCCGGGCGCGCAGCTCTGATCGTTCGTCCACCCAGACGACGATGTCCTCGTGCAGCGGAATCATGCGACCCACGGCCCGGCGGTGAGGGGGACCGGCCAGCGTGAAGTACCCTCCGGCGCCCCCGAAGGTGCGTCCATGCGAGGAGAGCTGCAGTTCCCCGGCGGGGCCGACGGTGGCGGCCATCAGCACGGTCAGGTTGCCGCCGGGGAGGGGGAAGACGATGCGGACGCCGGGACCGTCCGGGAGGGTCACTTCGCTGTAGTACCCCACGAAGAGCACGCGGCCGGTGCGGCGTAACCGGCGTCGCCACACGGTGTACTGCACCTGTCCGGAGGGGTCGCGTAGGTGGGTGACCTCGCCGTGGAGGCCCCAGGCGGTGTCCAGGCCGTCCAGCGGGACGTTCATCTGCTCCAGGCGGCGGCTGAACAGCGCGCCGAGCAGCTGGCCGAAGGTGCGGAACGGGCCGCGCCAGCTGCTCCAGACCTGCAGTTCGTAGCGGGACGTCTCGTCGTAGAATTCCGCCACGCGGGGGTGAATGCCGGGGAACAGCGCGGCGCTGTCCTGCAGCAGCCCGCCCGAGGGGGACGTGTCCAGCGTCAGGTTCAGCGCGTCGGCCAGCTGCTCGGGCTGATCGAAGCCGATGCGGCGCCGGGTGCCGACCGGGCCGAGCAGGTGGGGGTGGTCGTCCAGGGAACGCCCGGTTGCCCTGACCCATTGTTGGGTGATCCAGTCACTGAGATACCCGCGTCGTTCCCCCAGCCACAGCATGAGCGCACTATTCCAGATTCCGCGGGTCCGGGGTGTGCAGGTGCGCCGACCCGGTCGGTGTGCTGCCCGCGCGCTATGGTGCCGTCATGGGTCGTAAGGAACGCGAGCAGGCCAGCTGGATCGAGGACACGCGCACGGAGCCGCTGGACACGTGCGTGCTGTGCGGGCGTGAGGGGGACATGACGGATCACCACCTCGTGCCGAAGTCACAGGGGCGGCGGCAGGGCGTGAAACTGGGCGAGATTCCCACCGTGAAGATGTGCGCGGCGTGCCAGGGCTTCCTGGTGAAGACGTTCAGTAACGCGCAGCTGGCCAATGAACTGAATACCGTCGAGGCCATCCGGGAGCGGGAGGAGGTGCAGAAGTTCGTGAAGTGGGTGCAGAAGCAGCCGCTGTCGCGGGGTGTGCGCGTTCATTGAGGTGACATGGAGTGGCGGCTCAGGTGCGGGTCAGGCCGGGTGAGTACGCTGGCGTATGCGCCCCTGGTTGCCCGGTCTGCTGCTGACGACCCTGCTGTCCGCGTGTGGAGGCGGTGGGTCGGTCACGCCGACCCCTACTCCGACGCCCACGCCGAAGCCGATCTGCACGCAGGCGGTGGCTGGCGCCCTGCCAGTGGCGGCGCAGGGGAATGCCGCTCCGGGCTGGACGGTGGGGGCGGCTGACTGGTCGAGGCCTCACGTGCCTGGGCGGGTGCTGGTCAGCAGCGTGCCCGGCGGACCTCGGTTGTCCACGCTGGGGATGACAGGTGAGGAGGTCGTGCCGGGCGTCACCGTGATCCGCACCGCTCCCGGCGAGGAGGTGGCCGTCGCGGGTCGCCTGCGGACTCAGGGCGTCGTCACCCAGCCGGATTACCTGTACCTGCCGCTGGTGACCCCGAATGATCCCGGCGTGCCGGGGAACGCCGGCGTGGCGGTCGGCGGGGCGCGGTTCGTTCAGTCGTACCTGACGCGCGTGAACGCCCCGCAGGCCTGGACGTTCCTGCAGGGATGCGGTAAGACGCCGGTCGCGGCGCGGACGGCGGTGCTCGATTCCCTGGTGGCGACCACCCATCCGGACCTGCAGGGTCGGCTGGCAGCGGGCCGGTCATACCTGGGTGGGGGATCGTCGGACGACGGGGGGCACGGCACGGCCACCACGGGCGTGATCGCCGCCACGACCAACAATGGGCAGGGACTGGCGGGGCTCACCTGGAGTGGCGTCGTGACGCCCATGGAGGTGATCGGCGCGGCGGGCGCGAGCACCAGCACGGTCGCGCAGGCCGTCCGGGACGCCGTGAGCAGCGGCGCGAAGGTCATCAACATGAGCCTGGGGATCGCCGTGACCGGCACCGCCGACCCTGACCCTGCACTGTCGGCGGCCCTGACGAGCGCGGCGGGCAGCGCCGTTCTCGTCGCGTCTGCCGGAAACACGCCTGGGGACGGGCTGTACTACCCGGCCAGTCACCCGGACGTCATCGCGGTCGGCGCGGCGGGCAGTACGGATGCGCTGGCCTGCTACAGTGCCCGCCCACTGGCCGGTCAGACGGCCGCGGCAGCGCACTTCATGCTCGCGCCGGGCGGCAGCGGGAACTGCCCCGGCGCGACGAACGCCTCGCAGATGCTGGTGCTGAACCAGACGGGCGGGTACACCCTGCAGGCGGGCACCAGTTTCGCCGCGCCACTGGTGTCCGGAGCTGCCGCCCTGATGCGCGCCGCGAACCCCGCCCTGAGCGCCCCGCAGGCGAAAGCGCTGCTGCTCTCCAGTGCCCGCGTCACCGGGGACGGTCTGCGTTTTCTCGACGTGAACGCCGCCGTGCGGGCTGCGACCCGCTGAACGACAAAAAAACCCCCGCGACCGTGCGGGGGTCTCCTCTGGCATCGGCGTTATTGGCTGAGCTGGCCGATGATGGCGAACATCGGGAGGAACATCCCAGCGACGATCGTCCCGACGATCCCGCCGAGGAACACGATCATCAATGGTTCGATGGCGGCGGTCATGCCGTCCACGGCCTCGTCCACTTCGCGGTCGTAGAAGTCCCCGACCTTGATGAGCATGTCGTCCAGCGACCCGGTCTCTTCGCCGATGTTGATCATGCTGACGACCATGGGGGGGAAGACCTTGCTGGTCGCGAGGCTGCTGCTCATCTGCTCGCCGACCATGACGACGTTCTTGGCGTTCTCGATGCTCTCCTCGACGATGGCGTTGTTCGCGGTGCCTTTGGTGATCTCCAGGCTCTCGATGATGTTCACGCCGCTGCTGATCAGCAGACCGAAAGTGCGGGCGAATGAGGCGATGGCACTCTTCTGAATCAGGTTGCCCAGGATGGGTACCTTGAGCTTGATCTCGTCGATGACGACGCGTCCCTTGGGCGTGGCGTAGTACCAGCGGTACAGGAACGTGAAGCCTGCGATGATGGCGACCAGAATGAGGATCTGATTCTGGAGGAAGCTGGAGACAGCCATGAGCATCTTCGTGATGAAGGGCAGTGGGGCGTTCAGCTGGGACAGGATGCTGGCGAACTGCGGGACGATGGTCGTCAGCAGGAAGTACGTGATGAGGATCGCGAAGACCAGTACGACGACCGGGTAGGTCAGGGCGCTCTTGATCTTGCCTCGCAGCGCGAGTTCCTTTTCCTGGAAGTCCGCGATGCGTTCCAGGACCGAGTCCAGGGTGCCGCTGGTCTCGCCGGCACGAACGAGGTTCAGGTACAGGCGATTGAAGACCTTGGGGTGCTTGGCGATCGCGTCGCTCAGTGGCGTCCCGGCCTCGATCTCGGTTCGCATCTCCTTCACGACGCCCTGGAAGCCCTTGTGCTCGATCTGCTTCTGCAGGATCGCCAGGGACTGCACGAGCGGCACCCCGGCGTTGATCAGCGTGGCGAGCTGCTTACTGAAGATCGCCACCTGTTTCAGGCTGGGCGGGCGGTTGTCGAGGAACGGGATCTTGACGTCGGCGCTCAGGCCGGTCTTGGGGGGTTTGATCTCGACGATCATCAGGCCCTTGGAGCGCAGGGCGTCCCGGACCTGGTTGGCCGTCTCGGCTTCCATCGAGGACTTCAGCACCTTGCCGGAGCGGTCACGCACGCGGTATTCGAAGACGGGCATACCGCTCAGTATAGACTGCGGGCCTTGCGGTGACCTTACAGGTTCGGGGGTGCAGGCTGGACCCCGCTGGCCGCGCAGGGGCATGATGAACAGCTTGGACAGATTGAATGAACTGGAGGCGGGCGTGCCGTGGGCGGCGCTGCTGGATGACGCGGCGGCTGTCCTGAAGCGGGGTGGGGTGGTCGCGTACCCCAGCGAGACGGTATGGGGTCTGGCGGCCCTGCCGGACGCCGCAGAGGGACTCTTCGTCGCCAAGGGGCGGGACGGTGGGAAGCCGGTGCAGGGGTCGTTCATGAGCCTGGCCTTCGCGCGGTCGTTTGTGCGGCCGGACGCGGCTTTCGATGCGCTGGTGCCGTTCCTGCCGGGGCCGCTGACGCTGGTCACGGGCGCGTCGCCTGCCTGCCCGGCGTCGCTCGCGC
This region of Deinococcus sp. JMULE3 genomic DNA includes:
- a CDS encoding NADP-dependent isocitrate dehydrogenase yields the protein MTRATLDTTATTPLTAAPLTTVAVAHGDGIGPEIMDATLRILAAAGARLQPVPIRIGEAVYREGHTSGFTPDTWDTLRAAGVLLKAPITTPQGGGYKSLNVTLRKTLGLYANVRPCRAYAPFVPSHHAGTDVVIIRENEEDLYAGIEHRQTREVVQCLKLVTRDGCERIVRYAFEYARAHGRRRVTALSKDNIMKLTDGLFHQVFREIGAEYPDLEQEHQIIDIGTARLATRPERYDVVVTLNLYGDIISDVAAEVTGSVGLAGSANIGPSFALFEAIHGSAPDIAGQNVANPGGLLQAAVMMLGHLGQHDVAVRVQNAWLRALEDGVHTADIAGEHTRERVGTREFADAVIARLGQEPQVLPAARRGPGQLPAPAPQPDRRDVVKALVGTDVFFEWAEADRDPSVLAARLEALVTGRLRLNMITNRGVKVWPGGQPETFRADHWRCRFLADGDGPVRHADVVALLTGLLGSGLDFIKTEHLYTFDGVPGYSMGQGQ
- a CDS encoding winged helix-turn-helix domain-containing protein, whose protein sequence is MTTPAPWTFLTNHTHVLLCLQQHPGDTLREVALRVGITERAVQRIVRDLEDAGVLTRERQGRRNTYHLQPSTPLRHPLEAHHTVGELLDLLR
- a CDS encoding DUF664 domain-containing protein, with product MTSTLLTDRPGFTPMIARLVGMMTYTRETTLEAVQGWTVEELDLIPDGHANSAGMLLAHMAAVERIYQLISDGHPDPDSALEAHYLPGLNLGEQGRAELRGRPLRHYLEELARVRAGTLELLGSRDDAWLDEPLPFWGSTGNRHFMWFHVFEDEINHRGQLRLLRRHQPGLQGLGLTGAWLEPLADGRGVRCRTVFEGSPAAQAGLKTGDEIVAIDGVDVQGTYFHELRLGAAPGVSSTFTVRRGDGTQDVTVTRVARPG
- the acnA gene encoding aconitate hydratase AcnA, yielding MAMNLFGTRDVLTTQSGQKLYYYNLNKLQEQGHDISRLPVSIKVLLESVLREANDYDVRREDVTTVAGWKPVNDEVEIPFKPARVILQDFTGVPAVVDLAAMRSAMVKLGGDPSKINPLIPVDLVIDHSVQVDEFGTDFALANNMALEFERNRERYEFLRWGQQAFDNFGVVPPASGIVHQVNLEYLAKGVQSRPEDDGVVVYPDSLVGTDSHTTMINGLGIVGWGVGGIEAEAVMLGQPIYMLMPEVIGFKITGAMPEGATATDLALRVTEMLRAKGVVGKFVEFYGAGLSNMTLPDRATIANMAPEYGATMGFFPVDDEALRYLRRTGRLDTEVELVEAYYKAQGMYRTDDTVDPVFTDTIELDLGTIVPSLAGPKRPQDRVDLTGMHTVFNEALTAPVKARGFELPADKLGAQGTITGTDIKIGHGAVTLASITSCTNTSNPSVLIAAGLVAKKAVELGLKSKPWVKTSLAPGSRVVTEYLEAAGLQSYLDQIGFNTVGYGCMTCIGNSGPLPEPTVDAINEGDLVVASVLSGNRNFEGRVNPHIKANYLASPPLVVAYALAGTVVNDIVNDPIGTGPDGQSVYLRDVWPTTAEIQQVMDQAINAEMFKKVYDGIEKSNQDWNAIPVAEGALYDWKEDSTYIQNPPFFDNLAGGPSDIVSIEGARALVKVGDSVTTDHISPAGSFKADTPAGKFLTERGIAPKDFNSYGSRRGNDRIMTRGTFANIRLKNQLAPGTEGGFTTDYTTGQVSSIYDASVNYKAAGTPLVIFAGKDYGMGSSRDWAAKGTFLLGVKAVIAESFERIHRSNLVGMGVLPLQYKNGETAESLGINGDETFDVILPGDLKPRQDVTVKITTADGQSRTITVQCRIDTPVEIDYYKNGGILQTVLRGILAKSNEVKA
- a CDS encoding helix-turn-helix domain-containing protein, giving the protein MEWNQKRVEALFNSVEESQHLDFKAGAFLRKDCQDSLTKQVVGFANSDGGVLIIGVEEGKGDLKHFATGFSGVNGREWSKERLEAIIDSNISPRIANIKIYPIRVNGEISNSVYVVDIPKSDTCHQASDNIYYYRTNFSTQPMKDFQIRDVMNRMRSSLLSLRIVVNKDRQISFLIANTGGNAVKNWTAEIIICREAIDTDSNFMLKNDVKMIRAVGHGDFGEIKSNDIIKIEGRECYVFDISRLNSGSSEIILPRTALEVFKIGVKSIYLHKLAVYWQIDSDDGRRTYGFISENANEIYEFSGSDLDNRESLIIKD
- a CDS encoding HNH endonuclease — its product is MGRKEREQASWIEDTRTEPLDTCVLCGREGDMTDHHLVPKSQGRRQGVKLGEIPTVKMCAACQGFLVKTFSNAQLANELNTVEAIREREEVQKFVKWVQKQPLSRGVRVH
- a CDS encoding S8 family serine peptidase — encoded protein: MRPWLPGLLLTTLLSACGGGGSVTPTPTPTPTPKPICTQAVAGALPVAAQGNAAPGWTVGAADWSRPHVPGRVLVSSVPGGPRLSTLGMTGEEVVPGVTVIRTAPGEEVAVAGRLRTQGVVTQPDYLYLPLVTPNDPGVPGNAGVAVGGARFVQSYLTRVNAPQAWTFLQGCGKTPVAARTAVLDSLVATTHPDLQGRLAAGRSYLGGGSSDDGGHGTATTGVIAATTNNGQGLAGLTWSGVVTPMEVIGAAGASTSTVAQAVRDAVSSGAKVINMSLGIAVTGTADPDPALSAALTSAAGSAVLVASAGNTPGDGLYYPASHPDVIAVGAAGSTDALACYSARPLAGQTAAAAHFMLAPGGSGNCPGATNASQMLVLNQTGGYTLQAGTSFAAPLVSGAAALMRAANPALSAPQAKALLLSSARVTGDGLRFLDVNAAVRAATR